A stretch of Halichondria panicea chromosome 1, odHalPani1.1, whole genome shotgun sequence DNA encodes these proteins:
- the LOC135333876 gene encoding E-selectin-like produces MRLSPIQCNCGQNSICLNNMGQFNCSCLNGFVASLSETDEIVCTTITCPPLTTPSNGSVTYSAIANQNDTYAFDVVATYNCFAGFSLVSDNTRNCTGDGSSTTGAFAGIAPICAAITCPPLSNPTNGSVSYSNVPGQGNSYDFNVEATYSCDTGYSLVDNNTRTCTGDGSSTTGSFDGESPINLFITCPPLNDPSNGTVTYNVESDNLEFGTQAIYSCDNGFSLVGNTTRTCTGDGSSTTSSFDGEAPTCEAIMCPALSDPINGEIDYDGGDTSTNNNQIPFGTMATYTCVIGFALIGNDIRTCTGDGSSTTGAFSGIDPTCEPITCPPLMTPTNGTVSYGGVPTDVNGNLSFNVMATYSCDTGFALVGNSSRICTGDGMSVNGGFNGTAPTCDPITCPAVAAPSSGSVDFGGASSDGNSNYMPLM; encoded by the exons ATGAGATTATCTCCCATACAATGCAACTGTGGTCAAAATTCTATTTGTTTGAATAACATGGGACAGTTCAACTGTAGCTGCTTGAATGGATTTGTGGCTTCATTGTCTGAAACAGATGAAATTGTCTGTACCA CCATAACCTGTCCTCCCTTGACTACTCCTTCCAATGGCTCTGTGACATACAGTGCCATTGCTAATCAAAATGACACCtatgcctttgatgtggtagCTACCTACAACTGTTTCGCTGGGTTTTCTCTTGTCAGCGACAATACAAGGAActgcactggagatggcagtagCACTACTGGTGCTTTTGCTGGTATAGCTCCAATCTGTGCAG CTATAACATGCCCTCCACTTTCAAACCCAACGAACGGCTCTGTGTCATATTCAAATGTGCCTGGTCAAGGCAACAGCTATGATTTCAATGTCGAGGCTACCTACAGTTGTGATACTGGATATTCACTAGTTGATAACAACACAAggacttgcactggagatggaAGTAGCACTACTGGTTCTTTTGATGGAGAATCACCAATTAACTTGT tcattaccTGCCCTCCCCTGAATGATCCTTCCAATGGTACTGTGACTTACAATGTTGAGAGTGATAATTTAGAGTTTGGAACGCAGGCAATATATAGTTGTGACAATGGATTTTCTCTGGTTGGTAATACGACCAGaacttgcactggagatggcagtagCACTACTAGTTCTTTTGATGGAGAAgcaccaacttgtgaag CCATAATGTGCCCTGCTCTAAGTGACCCAATTAATGGTGAAATAGACTATGATGGTGGAGATACTTCTACTAACAACAACCAAATTCCTTTTGGTACGATGGCCACCTACACTTGTGTCATTGGTTTTGCTCTGATTGGTAATGACATAAGAACgtgtactggagatggcagtagCACTACTGGTGCATTTAGTGGAATTgatccaacttgtgaac CCATAACCTGTCCTCCTTTGATGACCCCAACCAATGGCACTGTGTCTTATGGCGGAGTTCCTACTGATGTAAATGGTAACTTGTCGTTCAATGTAATGGCTActtacagttgtgacactgggtttgcACTGGTTGGTAACAGCTCAAGGATTTGCACCGGAGACGGGATGAGTGTCAATGGTGGCTTTAATGGAacagctccaacttgtgacc CTATAACCTGCCCTGCTGTGGCAGCGCCGAGTAGTGGCAGTGTTGACTTTGGTGGAGCCTCATCTGATGGAAACAGCAACTATATGCCTTTGATGTGA
- the LOC135342251 gene encoding sushi, von Willebrand factor type A, EGF and pentraxin domain-containing protein 1-like isoform X1, protein MLLLLDILTPLPPYSPAITFPGVPTPNNGNIDFGGASLDENGTYIFAVVATYVCDTGFYLVGNDSRICTGDGMSVNGGFNGTAPTCDPITCLTVAIPNNGSLDFGGASPDVRNNYALNVVATYNCDIGFSLVGDRTRMCTGEGSSSSVGTFDGVDPTCEPITCPSIPSTNNGSIDFGRASPNENSTYAFNVVATYNCDTGFSLVGDNTRNCTGDGNSIIGAFDGSAPNCQLITCFPLTDPFNGFVTYSSTVNSNYVFDVVATYSCDTGFFLVGNDSRTCTGDGSSITGAFDGLVPSCEAITCPPLSNPTNGSVSYSNVSGQNNSYPFNVTATYSCNSGFTLVGNKIRNCFGDGSSTIGSFDGLAPACKATTCSPLADLLNGTISYSAAADGLGNYVFNVTANHSCDTGFDLVGNNRRTCSGDGSIITGTFDGEAPSCEPAVASSSSLIRDVVIPVVSVMAVLALVVLGGAVYGYIKVISHLFKLQKAETGTAKLL, encoded by the exons atgcttctgTTATTGGACATTTTAACTCCCCTCCCACCCTACTCACCAGCTATAACTTTCCCTGGTGTTCCCACACCAAACAACGGCAATATTGACTTTGGTGGAGCCTCACTTGATGAAAATGGCACATATATTTTTGCTGTGGTGGCTACCTACGtatgtgacactgggttttaTCTTGTTGGTAACGACTCAAGGATTTGCACTGGAGATGGGATGAGTGTCAATGGTGGCTTTAATGGAacagctccaacttgtgacc CCATTACCTGCTTAACTGTAGCCATTCCGAACAACGGCAGTCTGGACTTTGGTGGAGCCTCACCTGATGTAAGGAACAACTATGCATTAAATGTAGTGGCTACCTACAACTGTGACATTGGATTTTCTCTGGTTGGGGACCGAACAAGGATGTGCACTGGAGAAGGAAGTAGCAGCTCCGTTGGTACATTTGATGGGGTGgatccaacttgtgaac CTATAACTTGCCCCAGTATTCCCTCAACAAACAACGGCAGTATTGATTTTGGTAGAGCCTCGCCTAATGAAAACAGCACCTATGCGTTTAATGTGGTGGCTACCTACAACTGTGACACTGGATTTTCTCTGGTTGGGGACAACACAAGAAAttgcactggagatggcaaCAGTATTATTGGTGCCTTTGATGGGTCAGCTCCAAATTGTCAGC TGATTACCTGTTTTCCGTTGACTGATCCTTTCAATGGTTTTGTAACATACAGTTCTACTGTAAATAGCAATTACGTCTTTGATGTGGTGGCTACctacagttgtgacactggctTTTTTCTGGTTGGTAACGACTCAAggacttgcactggagatggcagCAGCATTACTGGTGCCTTTGATGGCCTAGTTCCAAGCTGCGAAG CTATAACATGCCCACCACTTTCCAATCCAACCAACGGCTCTGTTTCTTATTCGAATGTGTCCGGTCAAAACAACAGTTACCCTTTCAATGTAACAGCTACCTACAGCTGCAACTCTGGGTTTACTCTGGTTGGTAACAAGATAAGGAATTGCTTTGGAGATGGCAGTAGTACTATTGGTTCATTTGATGGGTTGGCTCCAGCATGCAAag CAACAACTTGTTCTCCTCTTGCCGACCTACTTAACGGGACTATATCATATTCTGCTGCCGCTGATGGTTTGGGAAATTATGTATTCAATGTGACGGCTAACCacagttgtgacactgggtttgaTCTGGTTGGTAACAACCGAAGGACTTGCAGTGGAGATGGCAGTATTATTACGGGTACTTTTGACGGAGAAGCTCCATCTTGTGAAC CTGCAGTTGCCTCATCTTCATCACTTATCCGAGATGTTGTCATACCTGTTGTGAGTGTGATGGCTGTACTAGCTCTAGTTGTACTGGGTGGAGCTGTTTATGGATACATTAAAGTGATAAGCCATCTGTTCAAGTTACAAAAGGCTGAAACTGGGACTGCTAAACTGTTGTAA
- the LOC135342251 gene encoding E-selectin-like isoform X2 — MSVNGGFNGTAPTCDPITCLTVAIPNNGSLDFGGASPDVRNNYALNVVATYNCDIGFSLVGDRTRMCTGEGSSSSVGTFDGVDPTCEPITCPSIPSTNNGSIDFGRASPNENSTYAFNVVATYNCDTGFSLVGDNTRNCTGDGNSIIGAFDGSAPNCQLITCFPLTDPFNGFVTYSSTVNSNYVFDVVATYSCDTGFFLVGNDSRTCTGDGSSITGAFDGLVPSCEAITCPPLSNPTNGSVSYSNVSGQNNSYPFNVTATYSCNSGFTLVGNKIRNCFGDGSSTIGSFDGLAPACKATTCSPLADLLNGTISYSAAADGLGNYVFNVTANHSCDTGFDLVGNNRRTCSGDGSIITGTFDGEAPSCEPAVASSSSLIRDVVIPVVSVMAVLALVVLGGAVYGYIKVISHLFKLQKAETGTAKLL; from the exons ATGAGTGTCAATGGTGGCTTTAATGGAacagctccaacttgtgacc CCATTACCTGCTTAACTGTAGCCATTCCGAACAACGGCAGTCTGGACTTTGGTGGAGCCTCACCTGATGTAAGGAACAACTATGCATTAAATGTAGTGGCTACCTACAACTGTGACATTGGATTTTCTCTGGTTGGGGACCGAACAAGGATGTGCACTGGAGAAGGAAGTAGCAGCTCCGTTGGTACATTTGATGGGGTGgatccaacttgtgaac CTATAACTTGCCCCAGTATTCCCTCAACAAACAACGGCAGTATTGATTTTGGTAGAGCCTCGCCTAATGAAAACAGCACCTATGCGTTTAATGTGGTGGCTACCTACAACTGTGACACTGGATTTTCTCTGGTTGGGGACAACACAAGAAAttgcactggagatggcaaCAGTATTATTGGTGCCTTTGATGGGTCAGCTCCAAATTGTCAGC TGATTACCTGTTTTCCGTTGACTGATCCTTTCAATGGTTTTGTAACATACAGTTCTACTGTAAATAGCAATTACGTCTTTGATGTGGTGGCTACctacagttgtgacactggctTTTTTCTGGTTGGTAACGACTCAAggacttgcactggagatggcagCAGCATTACTGGTGCCTTTGATGGCCTAGTTCCAAGCTGCGAAG CTATAACATGCCCACCACTTTCCAATCCAACCAACGGCTCTGTTTCTTATTCGAATGTGTCCGGTCAAAACAACAGTTACCCTTTCAATGTAACAGCTACCTACAGCTGCAACTCTGGGTTTACTCTGGTTGGTAACAAGATAAGGAATTGCTTTGGAGATGGCAGTAGTACTATTGGTTCATTTGATGGGTTGGCTCCAGCATGCAAag CAACAACTTGTTCTCCTCTTGCCGACCTACTTAACGGGACTATATCATATTCTGCTGCCGCTGATGGTTTGGGAAATTATGTATTCAATGTGACGGCTAACCacagttgtgacactgggtttgaTCTGGTTGGTAACAACCGAAGGACTTGCAGTGGAGATGGCAGTATTATTACGGGTACTTTTGACGGAGAAGCTCCATCTTGTGAAC CTGCAGTTGCCTCATCTTCATCACTTATCCGAGATGTTGTCATACCTGTTGTGAGTGTGATGGCTGTACTAGCTCTAGTTGTACTGGGTGGAGCTGTTTATGGATACATTAAAGTGATAAGCCATCTGTTCAAGTTACAAAAGGCTGAAACTGGGACTGCTAAACTGTTGTAA
- the LOC135342192 gene encoding sushi, von Willebrand factor type A, EGF and pentraxin domain-containing protein 1-like has product MRHRIATLILTIIVITFVHKKASCNTQITDVTPSSAGNRFVVGFPINFALAEQLFLFITNPESSAVSFTITPIDFSGSVSASSATVNIPSSFEVVSINERDKGILVEANGNINVYGLSYDSGSADAYLALPCTVMAVDEYEYYGISYGTFCSIILVVACENETVIKFNSSTITLNSMETYQMESSDNDLTGTRITSSKPLSVFSGHDCANIPQGNQACDHLVEQVPPTVTWGSKFFVASLEGRSSGERIRVLSARAASVAVNCNTNVSVSQFQLQSGGSYREFEILINSFCSIESTSPVLVAQYAYGGASDGVGDPFMMIIPPIEQFTNNYLVESFTNFISNYVTVYVSSEFFQTEQILLDNSIVTGWQNVVCSNGEVCGHISRTNVSTGAHSIRHQNSSAVLGVSVYGFNSLNSHGYPGGMRLSPIQCNCGQNSICLNNMGQFNCSCLIGFGAKLTGTDGFTCNAITCPLSTDPTNGSVTYSATADENNTYAFDVVVTYSCFAGFSLVGDNTRNCTGDGSSTTGAFAGIAPICAAITCPPLSNLTNGSLSYSNVPGQNNSYAFNVMATYSCDTGFSLVDNNTRTCTGDGSSTNGSFDGESPTCEVITCPPLSDPSNGSVVYNSDLEFGSQAIYNCNTGFFLVGNTTRTCSGDSSNTTGYFDGEAPTCEVITCPPLNDPSNGSVVYNIDLEFGTPAMYSCDNGFSLVGNTTRTCTGDGSSITGSFDGEAPTCEAITCLALSDPMNGHVDYEGISANNNQFQIPFGTMVTYTCVIGFALIGNDIRFCTGDGSSTTGAFSGIDPTCEPITCPPLMSPTNGTVSYGGVATDVNGNLSFNVMATYSCDTGFSLVDNSSRICTGDGMSVNGGFNGTAPTCDPITCPAVAASSSGSIDFGGASSDGNSNYAFDVVANYNCDNGFSLVGNSSRTCTGDGSSTTGAFDGAAPTCEPITCPGVPIPNNGTIDFGGASRDENGTYIFAVVATYSCDTGFSLVGNNTRTCTGDGSSTTGVFDGIAPICAAITCPPLSNLTNGSLSYSNVPGQNNSYAFNVKVTYSCDTGFSLVDNNTRTCTGDGSSTTGSFNGEAPTCEVITCPPLNDPSNGTVTYNVDSDNLEFGTQAIYSCDNGFSLVGNTTRTCTGDGSSTTGAFDGAAPTCEPITCPGVPIPNNGTIDFGGASRDENGTYIFAVVATYSCDTGFSLVGDNTRTCTGDGSSTTGVFDGIATICAAITCPPLSNLTNGSVSYSNVPGQNNSYAFNVEATYSCDTGFSLVDNNTRTCTGDGSSTTGSFNGEAPTCEVITCPPLNDPCNGTVTYNVDSDNLEFGTQAIYSCDNGFSLVGNTTRTCTGDGSITTGSFDEEAPTCETIICPALSDPINGKIEYDGGDTSTNNNQLQIPFDTMATYTCVIGFALIGNDIRTCTGDGSSTTGAFSGIDPTCEPITCPPLISPTNGTVSYGGVATDVNGNFTFNVMATYSCDTGFALVDNSSRICTGDGMSVNGGFNGTAPTCDPITCPAVAAPSNGSIDFGGASSDGNSNYAFDVVANYNCDNGFSLVGNSSRTCTGLGSSTTGAFDGAAPSCEPITCPGVLIPNNGNIDFGGASLDENGTYIFAVVATYSCDTGFYLVGNDSRTCTGDGSSIIGTFDGSASTCQLITCPPLTIPYNGAVTYNSTADENGNYDFYVMATYNCDTGFFLVGDNSTTCTGNGSSITGTFDGLVPICEAITCPPLSNLSNGSLSYSNVPDQNNSYAFNVMATYSCNSGFSLVGNKTRNCSGDGSSTTGSFDASAPTCKAITCSPIADPINGTVIYSSDVDGLGNYAFNVTANHSCDTGFDLVGNNPRTCNGDGSSITGAFDGEDLKCEVLVASSASLILGVVIPVVSVVAVLALVVLGGAVYGYIQVISHLLKLKKPETGTAKLL; this is encoded by the exons ATGAGACACAGAATTGCTACTCTGATCCTGACAATAATCGTAATCACATTTGTTCACAAGAAAGCATCCTGCAATACCCAAATCACAG ATGTGACCCCATCAAGTGCTGGCAATAGATTTGTGGTCGGTTTCCCCATAAATTTTGCTCTTGCAGAACAGTTGTTCTTATTCATCACAAATCCAGAGTCAAGTGCTGTTAGCTTCACAATCACTCCAATTGATTTTAGCGGTAGTGTTTCAGCATCTTCTGCTACTGTAAACATCCCATCCAGTTTTGAAGTTGTATCTATTAATGAAAGGGACAAGGGGATCCTTGTTGAAGCTAACGGAAACATCAATGTGTATGGGCTGTCTTATGATTCAGGTTCTGCAGATGCCTATTTAGCATTACCATGTACTGTAATGGCAGTGGATGAATACGAATATTATGGAATCTCCTATGGAACCTTTTGTAGTATTATTTTGGTGGTGGCTTGTGAAAATGAAACTGTTATCAAATTCAATTCCTCAACAATAACACTCAATAGTATGGAAACCTATCAGATGGAAAGTAGTGATAATGATCTCACAGGAACAAGAATAACAAGCTCCAAACCTTTGTCTGTATTTAGCGGACATGATTGTGCTAATATTCCTCAAGGTAACCAAGCTTGTGATCACCTGGTTGAACAAGTGCCTCCGACTGTGACATGGGGCTCAAAATTCTTCGTAGCATCTCTTGAGGGTAGATCTTCTGGTGAACGTATTCGTGTTCTTAGTGCCCGAGCAGCAAGTGTAGCTGTGAATTGCAACACTAATGTATCAGTCAGTCAATTCCAGTTACAGAGTGGAGGGAGCTACCGAGAATTTGAAATACTTATTAACAGTTTCTGTAGCATTGAATCCACTTCACCAGTACTGGTCGCACAGTATGCATATGGTGGTGCGAGTGATGGCGTGGGAGACCCATTCATGATGATAATCCCTCCAATTgagcagtttacaaataaCTATTTAGTCGAGAGTTTCACTAATTTCATATCCAACTATGTCACGGTGTATGTTTCTTCTGAGTTTTTTCAAACTGAACAGATATTATTAGACAATTCCATTGTTACTGGGTGGCAGAATGTTGTCTGTTCAAATGGAGAAGTTTGTGGCCACATAAGTAGAACAAATGTGTCTACTGGAGCTCATTCTATCCGCCATCAAAACAGCTCAGCCGTTTTAGGTGTTTCAGTGTACGGATTCAACTCTCTTAACTCTCATGGTTACCCTGGAGGCATGAGGTTGTCTCCCATACAATGTAACTGTGGTCAAAATTCTATTTGTTTGAATAACATGGGACAGTTTAATTGTAGCTGCTTGATTGGATTTGGTGCTAAATTGACTGGAACTGATGGATTCACCTGTAATG CCATAACTTGTCCTCTCTCGACTGATCCTACCAATGGCTCTGTGACATACAGTGCCACTGCTGATGAAAACAACACCtatgcctttgatgtggtagTTACTTACAGCTGTTTCGCTGGATTTTCTCTTGTCGGCGACAATACAAGGAActgcactggagatggcagtagCACTACTGGTGCTTTTGCTGGTATAGCTCCAATCTGTGCAG CTATAACATGCCCACCACTTTCCAATCTAACCAATGGCTCTCTGTCTTATTCGAATGTGCCTGGTCAAAACAACAGCTATGCTTTCAATGTAATGGCTACCTACAGTTGCGATACTGGATTTTCACTAGTTGATAACAACACAAggacttgcactggagatggaAGTAGCACTAATGGTTCTTTTGATGGAGAAtcaccaacttgtgaag TCATTACCTGCCCTCCCCTGAGTGATCCTTCCAATGGCTCTGTGGTTTACAACAGTGATTTAGAATTTGGATCGCAAGCGATCTACAATTGTAACACTGGGTTTTTTCTAGTTGGTAATACGACCAGGACTTGTAGTGGAGATAGCAGTAACACTACTGGTTATTTTGATGGAGAAgcaccaacttgtgaag tcattaccTGCCCTCCCCTGAATGATCCATCCAATGGCTCTGTGGTTTACAACATTGATTTAGAGTTTGGAACACCAGCAATGTACAGTTGTGACAATGGATTTTCTTTGGTTGGTAATACGACCAGGACttgtactggagatggcagtagTATTACTGGTTCTTTTGATGGAGAAgcaccaacttgtgaag CCATAACCTGCCTTGCCCTAAGTGACCCTATGAACGGCCATGTAGACTATGAAGGTATTTCTGCTAATAACAACCAATTCCAAATTCCTTTTGGTACGATGGTCACCTACACTTGTGTCATTGGGTTTGCTCTGATTGGTAATGACATAAGATTttgcactggagatggtaGTAGCACTACTGGTGCATTTAGTGGAATTgatccaacttgtgaac CCATAACCTGTCCTCCTTTGATGAGCCCAACCAATGGCACTGTGTCCTACGGCGGAGTTGCTACTGATGTAAATGGCAACTTATCGTTCAATGTAATGGCTACctacagttgtgacactgggttttctCTGGTTGATAACAGCTCAAGGATTTGCACTGGAGATGGGATGAGTGTCAACGGTGGTTTTAATGGAacagctccaacttgtgacc CTATAACCTGCCCTGCTGTGGCAGCGTCGAGTAGTGGCAGTATTGACTTTGGTGGAGCCTCATCTGATGGAAACAGCAACtatgcctttgatgtggtagCTAATTACAATTGTGATAATGGATTTTCTCTGGTTGGTAATAGCTCGAGAACGTGTACTGGAGACGGCAGTAGCACTACTGGTGCTTTCGATGGAgcagctccaacttgtgaac CTATAACTTGCCCTGGTGTGCCCATACCAAACAACGGTACTATTGACTTTGGTGGCGCCTCACGTGATGAAAATGGCACCTATATTTTTGCTGTGGTGGCTACCTACAGTTGTGATACTGGGTTTTCTCTTGTCGGGAATAACACAAGAACTTGCACCGGAGATGGCAGTAGCACTACTGGTGTTTTTGATGGTATAGCTCCAATCTGTGCAG CTATAACATGCCCACCACTTTCCAATCTAACCAACGGCTCTCTGTCTTATTCGAATGTGCCTGGTCAAAACAACAGCTATGCTTTCAATGTCAAGGTTACCTACAGTTGTGATACTGGATTTTCACTAGTTGACAACAACACAAggacttgcactggagatggaAGTAGCACCACTGGTTCTTTTAATGGAGAAgcaccaacttgtgaag ttatTACCTGCCCTCCTCTGAACGATCCTTCCAACGGCACTGTGACTTACAATGTTGACAGTGATAATTTAGAGTTTGGAACACAGGCAATATACAGTTGTGACAATGGATTTTCTCTGGTTGGTAATACGACTAGGACttgtactggagatggcagtagcactactggtgcttttgatggagcagctccaacttgtgaac CCATAACTTGCCCTGGTGTGCCCATACCAAACAACGGTACTATTGACTTTGGTGGCGCCTCACGTGATGAAAATGGCACCTATATTTTTGCTGTGGTGGCTACctacagttgtgacactgggttttctCTTGTCGGGGATAACACAAGAACTTGCACCGGAGATGGCAGTAGCACTACTGGTGTTTTTGATGGTATAGCTACAATCTGTGCAG CTATAACATGCCCACCACTTTCCAATCTAACCAACGGCTCTGTTTCTTATTCGAATGTGCCTGGTCAAAACAACAGCTATGCTTTCAATGTCGAGGCTACCTACAGTTGTGATACTGGGTTTTCACTAGTTGACAACAACACAAggacttgcactggagatggaAGTAGCACCACTGGTTCTTTTAATGGAGAAgcaccaacttgtgaag ttaTTACCTGCCCTCCTCTGAACGATCCTTGCAACGGGACTGTGACTTACAATGTTGACAGTGATAATTTAGAGTTTGGAACGCAGGCAATATACAGTTGTGACAATGGATTTTCTCTGGTTGGTAATACGACCAGGACttgtactggagatggcagtaTCACTACTGGTTCTTTTGATGAAGAAGCACCAACTTGTGAAA CCATAATTTGCCCTGCTCTAAGTGACCCAATAAATGGTAAAATAGAGTATGATGGTGGAGATACATCTACTAACAACAACCAACTCCAAATTCCTTTCGATACGATGGCCACCTACACTTGTGTCATTGGTTTTGCTCTGATTGGTAATGACATAAGAACatgtactggagatggcagtagCACTACTGGTGCATTTAGTGGAATTgatccaacttgtgaac CCATAACCTGTCCTCCTTTGATTAGCCCAACTAATGGCACTGTGTCTTATGGTGGAGTTGCTACTGATGTAAATGGCAACTTTACGTTCAATGTAATGGCTACctacagttgtgacactgggtttgcTCTGGTTGATAACAGCTCAAGGATTTGCACTGGAGATGGGATGAGTGTCAATGGTGGCTTTAATGGAacagctccaacttgtgacc CTATAACCTGCCCTGCTGTGGCAGCGCCGAGTAATGGCAGTATTGACTTTGGTGGAGCCTCATCTGATGGAAACAGCAACtatgcctttgatgtggtagCTAATTACAATTGTGATAATGGATTTTCTCTGGTTGGTAATAGCTCGAGGACGTGTACTGGACTTGGCAGTAGCACTACTGGTGCTTTTGATGGAGCAGCTCCatcttgtgaac CCATAACTTGCCCTGGTGTGCTCATACCGAACAACGGCAATATTGACTTTGGTGGCGCCTCACTTGATGAAAATGGCACATATATTTTTGCTGTGGTGGCTACctacagttgtgacactgggttttaTCTGGTTGGTAACGACTCACggacttgcactggagatggcagCAGTATTATTGGTACTTTTGATGGGTCGGCTTCAACTTGTCAGC TTATCACCTGCCCTCCGTTGACTATTCCTTATAATGGTGCTGTGACATACAATTCTACTGCTGATGAAAACGGCAACTATGATTTTTATGTGATGGCTACCTACAATTGTGACACTGGCTTTTTTCTGGTTGGTGACAACTCAACAACTTGCACTGGAAACGGCAGTAGCATTACTGGTACCTTCGATGGCCTAGTTCCTATCTGTGAAG CTATAACATGCCCACCACTTTCCAATCTATCCAACGGCTCTCTGTCTTATTCGAATGTGCCTGATCAAAACAACAGCTATGCTTTCAATGTAATGGCTACCTACAGCTGCAACTCTGGGTTTTCTCTGGTTGGTAACAAGACAAGGAATTGCTCTGGAGATGGCAGTAGTACTACTGGTTCATTTGATGCCTCTGCTCCAACTTGCAAAG CAATAACATGTTCTCCGATTGCCGACCCAATTAATGGGACTGTAATCTATTCTTCTGACGTTGATGGTTTGGGAAATTATGCCTTCAATGTGACGGCTAACCAcagttgtgacactggctTTGATCTGGTTGGTAACAATCCAAGGACTTGCAATGGAGATGGAAGTAGCATTACCGGTGCATTTGATGGAGAGGATCTGAAATGTGAAG TTTTAGTTGCCTCTTCTGCATCACTTATCCTCGGTGTTGTCATACCTGTTGTGAGTGTGGTGGCTGTACTAGCTCTAGTTGTGCTGGGTGGAGCTGTCTATGGATATATTCAAGTGATAAGCCATCTGTTGAAGTTAAAAAAGCCTGAAACTGGGACTGCTAAACTACTGTAA